In Macrobrachium rosenbergii isolate ZJJX-2024 chromosome 16, ASM4041242v1, whole genome shotgun sequence, a single genomic region encodes these proteins:
- the LOC136847406 gene encoding uncharacterized protein has translation MFHRFHDLKTGQDPEMMQGGSRSSTPASALEGRAMFPHPSSVPGQQIPASSYPTISSPNTSLMSQSAQLMALGHNMFSGSKFMSGAPPEAHRYLPESYRLAAESLDQNRYGIDSQRMSADPYRHTSEAPRLPTDLQRIRSELQRTEEQSLDSYQRSSDPYRSPVDLQRTQESNLQEIASNAQRLVSDLQRLQADPQRLVTEALRPPVSESVRSPQSPYHSIMTDSLRPPSEPSQRSLQESVRSHADAQRMVQESLREYFSPTQRTVPESDRSPTEQRMISDSMRYSPVDTQRYGTDLSSQRMIAENLRVNTDTSHHLRADAETSQHTRAETPQHIRVGAETPQHLRIGAETPQHLRIGAETPQHLRIGAETPQHLRIGAETPQHLRIGAETPQHLRIGAETPQQLRAGAETPQHIRSGLDSVQHIRPGAETPLHLRAGAETPQHLRAGAETPQHLRMSLESQQHIRVGAETPQHMRTGAETPQHIHGGLDASQHIRLGVETSQHLQGGAETPQHLRVGSETPQHLRLGVETSQHHRLVAETSQHLRLGAETPQHLRVGAETPQHLRVGAETPQHLRIGAETPHLRLDGDSSHHMRVGLEIPQHIRSGLESSQHLRAETPQHLRVGAETPQHLRVGAETPQHLRVGAETPQHLRVGADTPQHMRVGGETPQHMRLGTESSQHMRVGAETPQHMRLGAETPQHMRIGIETAQHLRIGAETPQHMRIGVEAVQHMRLGAETPQHVRMNADAVPQHPRLYAETPQHHRLGSDPPQHHHRLGVETPDHVRLGSETSQGHPMLPENLRVTSEASNMVPENLCVTEPSHQLMPENLRINHDNTNTSSSMRMSLPPPPESPMPPMRSHYDSQSHRMMTESPHPIREPMRVESPRYSDSMYRGDLIHSNLGSSAVPTTPMSDPSATPAPSQHQFYSSSYSQFNQYIGNGQDRDHRDLSIDEVEVKPYQDVKPFDPEYPGSLVAGESAMPSTPKPPRPKKPKEPKPPRVPVVHACNDCDKIFKNSTQLKNHMWRHTGEKPFTCDTCGSKFTQQGNLRAHKRIHTGERPYQCQECKSCFTQLSTLKTHQKIHSDERPYKCDQCEAAFRQIANLKTHAVTHTGERPHKCDQCEKAFTQKSNLKAHKNRVHCGEPGAPPRRGRKKNPAAIKPYSCLECGAKFTMMSNLRIHMKLHSGERPFECDHCGAGFAQRSNLKTHIQRMHGKGPGQGRRKIRCDECPAMFRLKRCLKTHKKKRHPIKSLKIKILRESKYLMQSGGTEGESMAENEDDDGGNRSNFEPIVELCEPKEEPYSPSFTNPESPCGEPGEWRKKISNRVIKNEEGVEDEDIDEEEEEEEDDDDDDGEGDEEEEEEEEEEEEVDRELPDKENSHETESKALPQESQDKTLSVK, from the coding sequence ATGCAGGGTGGAAGTCGCAGTAGTACACCAGCGAGTGCTTTAGAAGGAAGAGCGATGTTCCCTCACCCGTCTTCCGTCCCAGGCCAACAGATTCCAGCCTCCTCATACCCTACAATATCAAGCCCTAACACAAGCCTTATGTCTCAGAGTGCCCAATTGATGGCCTTGGGGCATAATATGTTTTCAGGGTCAAAGTTTATGAGTGGAGCACCACCTGAAGCACACCGATATCTTCCAGAATCTTATAGGTTAGCTGCTGAGTCTTTAGATCAAAACAGGTATGGAATAGATTCCCAAAGGATGTCAGCAGATCCTTACAGACATACAAGTGAAGCACCTCGTTTACCGACAGATTTACAGCGGATACGCTCAGAATTACAGCGTACGGAGGAGCAAAGTTTAGACTCTTATCAAAGATCAAGTGATCCTTATAGAAGTCCGGTGGATTTGCAGAGAACTCAAGAAAGTAACCTTCAAGAAATTGCTTCTAATGCACAGCGATTAGTGTCAGATTTACAGCGCCTTCAAGCAGATCCTCAGAGACTAGTCACTGAGGCTTTACGTCCACCTGTGTCTGAATCTGTGCGAAGTCCCCAGTCCCCATATCATAGCATAATGACAGATTCTCTGAGACCCCCTTCTGAGCCCTCTCAGCGAAGTTTACAGGAATCGGTACGTTCGCATGCAGATGCACAGCGCATGGTGCAGGAGAGTCTCAGAGAATATTTTAGTCCTACCCAAAGAACTGTTCCTGAGAGTGACAGGTCACCTACAGAACAAAGAATGATTTCTGATAGCATGAGATATTCACCAGTTGATACACAAAGATATGGGACAGACTTGAGCAGTCAGCGTATGATAGCTGAAAATTTGCGTGTTAACACTGATACATCACATCATCTCAGGGCCGATGCAGAAACTTCTCAACACACACGAGCAGAAACACCACAGCACATAAGAGTAGGAGCAGAAACACCACAGCACTTACGAATAGGAGCAGAAACGCCACAGCACTTACGAATAGGAGCAGAAACGCCACAGCACTTAAGAATTGGAGCAGAAACGCCACAGCACTTAAGAATTGGAGCAGAAACGCCACAGCACTTAAGAATTGGAGCAGAAACGCCACAGCACTTACGAATAGGAGCGGAAACACCTCAGCAACTTAGGGCAGGGGCTGAAACACCACAACATATCCGAAGTGGACTTGACAGTGTACAACATATTAGACCTGGGGCAGAAACTCCATTACATCTTAGAGCAGGTGCAGAGACCCCACAGCACCTTCGAGCTGGCGCTGAAACACCACAGCATTTACGAATGAGTTTAGAGAGTCAGCAACATATTCGTGTTGGCGCAGAAACTCCACAGCATATGAGAACAGGTGCAGAAACTCCTCAGCATATTCATGGAGGATTGGATGCTTCACAGCATATTCGTTTAGGCGTGGAAACCTCACAGCATCTTCAAGGAGGAGCAGAAACTCCCCAACATCTTCGTGTAGGATCTGAAACTCCTCAGCACCTTCGTTTAGGAGTAGAAACATCTCAGCACCATCGATTAGTAGCAGAAACATCTCAGCATCTCCGTTTAGGAGCAGAAACACCACAACATTTGCGAGTAGGAGCAGAAACCCCACAACACCTCAGAGTTGGGGCAGAAACTCCGCAACATCTTAGAATAGGAGCAGAAACACCCCATCTTCGATTAGATGGAGACAGTTCGCATCATATGCGAGTTGGGTTAGAAATACCTCAACATATTCGTTCAGGATTAGAGTCCTCTCAACATTTGCGAGCAGAAACTCCCCAGCATTTGCGAGTTGGGGCTGAAACTCCCCAGCATTTGCGAGTTGGGGCTGAAACTCCCCAGCATTTGCGAGTTGGGGCTGAAACTCCCCAGCATTTGCGAGTAGGAGCAGACACACCACAACATATGCGAGTTGGAGGAGAAACTCCTCAGCATATGCGTTTAGGGACTGAAAGTTCTCAGCATATGAGAGTAGGAGCAGAAACACCTCAACATATGAGATTAGGAGCAGAAACACCTCAGCATATGAGAATAGGAATAGAAACGGCTCAGCACTTAAGAATAGGGGCAGAAACACCACAGCATATGAGAATAGGGGTTGAAGCAGTACAACACATGAGATTAGGAGCTGAAACACCTCAGCATGTGCGAATGAATGCAGATGCTGTCCCTCAGCATCCTCGTTTATATGCAGAAACACCACAGCATCATCGTTTAGGATCAGATCCTCCTCAACACCATCACCGCCTTGGAGTAGAAACACCTGACCATGTACGTTTAGGCTCAGAAACTTCCCAAGGGCATCCTATGCTGCCTGAGAATCTCAGGGTAACCTCTGAAGCCTCAAATATGGTTCCAGAGAATCTTTGTGTAACAGAACCTTCTCATCAGTTGATGCCTGAAAATCTTCGTATTAATCATGACAACACAAACACATCCAGTAGTATGAGAATGAGCCTTCCACCCCCACCAGAGTCTCCAATGCCTCCAATGCGCTCTCATTACGACTCCCAATCTCACCGGATGATGACAGAATCTCCACACCCCATCCGAGAGCCTATGCGAGTTGAGTCTCCTCGTTATTCGGATTCCATGTACCGTGGAGATTTAATTCACAGTAATCTTGGCTCTTCTGCTGTGCCTACCACACCAATGTCTGATCCTTCAGCCACACCTGCCCCTTCCCAGCATCAGTTTTACTCTAGCTCTTATTCCCAGTTTAATCAGTACATTGGTAATGGTCAAGATCGTGATCATAGGGATCTAAGTATTGATGAAGTTGAAGTCAAACCATATCAAGATGTGAAACCTTTTGATCCAGAGTACCCTGGCTCCTTAGTAGCGGGTGAATCAGCAATGCCTTCTACCCCAAAACCACCCAGACCAAAAAAGCCCAAAGAACCTAAACCTCCTCGTGTACCAGTCGTTCATGCTTGTAACGattgtgataaaattttcaagaatagcACCCAACTCAAGAATCACATGTGGCGCCACACAGGGGAAAAACCTTTTACTTGTGATACTTGTGGCTCTAAGTTTACTCAGCAAGGAAATTTACGAGCGCATAAGCGtattcatactggagagagacCATACCAGTGCCAAGAGTGTAAGTCATGTTTCACACAGCTCTCCACTCTAAAGACTCATCAGAAAATTCATTCAGATGAGAGGCCTTACAAATGTGATCAGTGTGAGGCAGCATTTAGACAAATTGCCAATTTAAAGACTCACGCAGTCACCCACACAGGAGAAAGACCTCATAAGTGTGACCAGTGTGAAAAGGCCTTTACCCAGAAGTCAAATTTAAAGGCTCATAAGAATAGAGTGCACTGTGGAGAACCCGGAGCACCTCCAAGGAGAGGACGCAAGAAAAACCCAGCAGCAATTAAGCCCTACAGCTGTTTAGAGTGTGGTGCAAAGTTTACCATGATGAGTAATCTTAGAATACATATGAAACTCCACTCTGGAGAGCGTCCATTTGAGTGTGACCACTGTGGTGCGGGGTTTGCTCAAAGATCTAATTTGAAAACCCATATCCAAAGGATGCACGGAAAAGGCCCAGGGCAAGGTAGACGTAAGATAAGATGTGATGAATGCCCGGCAATGTTCAGGCTGAAGCGATGTTTGAAAACCCATAAAAAGAAACGGCACCCAATTAAaagccttaaaataaaaattctacgcGAGTCTAAATATTTAATGCAGTCAGGGGGAACTGAAGGAGAAAGTATGGCTGAAAACGAGGATGATGATGGAGGGAATCGTTCTAATTTTGAACCTATTGTTGAGCTGTGTGAGCCCAAAGAAGAGCCTTATTCTCCAAGTTTTACCAATCCAGAATCTCCATGTGGTGAACCAGGTGAATGgcgtaaaaaaatttcaaacagagttattaaaaatgaagaggGGGTTGAGGATGAGGATAttgacgaagaggaggaggaggaggaggatgatgatgatgatgatggtgaaggtgatgaggaagaagaggaggaggaggaggaggaggaagaggtagacCGGGAATTACCAGACAAAGAGAATTCCCATGAAACAGAATCAAAAGCTCTTCCACAAGAGTCTCAAGACAAAACTCTAAGTGTTAAATGA